Part of the Citrobacter sp. Marseille-Q6884 genome, GCAATCATCCCCAGACCCAGTTTGGCGAAGCTGTCACCAATCAGATAAGCGAAAGTACCTTTAATCCCATCGGCAGCGCCGATCGCTTTTTTCGGTACGAAACCGACGGCCGCCACGCCGATTAACAGCTGCGGACCAAACACCAGGAAGCCGAGCGCAAACAGGGACGCCAGATAGACGTACTGGTTGCTGGCATGTTGATAGACACCCAGCGTGGCGATAATCAGCGCCAGCGCAACACAAGCTACCAGCGCACGACGACCGTTGGCGAGGTCAGAGAGCCATCCCCACAACAGCGTGCCCACCAGTGCGCCCACTTCAAACAGCGTGAAGCCCTGAATCGCCACTTCTTTGGACAGTTTCAGTTCCTGGAAAGCATACACGGTTGACCACTGGTCGATACCGATACGCACCACGTACAGGAAGATGTTGGAGAAGCACAGCAGCCAGATCACTTTGTTTTTCAGCACATACTCAACAAAGATCTGCCATTTGGTCATCTCGTTTTCTTCGGTCTCTTTGTCCTCTTCGCTGATCTCTTCGCCGAACAGCTCTTCGGCTTTACCAAGACCATACGATTCCGGGGAGTCGCTGCCATAACGCAGGCCGATAAAACCGACGATCAACGCGATAATGGACGGGAAAATAAACATACCGATCACGTGACCGTCAAACAGGTAGTTCGCACCAAATAACGCCACGCCTGCCGCACCTGCGCCACCGAGGTTATGGGAGATGTTCCACATGCCAAGATAAGATCCACGCTTGCGACGCGGCGTCCATTTGGTGATGGTCGAATAGCTGCACGAGCCGCCGGTACTCTGGAAGAAACCACTCAGCGCATAGAACGCAATCATCAGAAACAGGCTGGTTGACCCTGCGCCCATGCTGGCGCTGAAGCCAAGCATACAAATGGCGGAGAGGATCAGCATGAACGGCAGGAACTGTTTGGTG contains:
- the uhpT gene encoding hexose-6-phosphate:phosphate antiporter, which gives rise to MLAFLNQVRKPTLDLPLDVRRKMWFKPFMQSYLVVFIGYLTMYLIRKNFNIAQNDMISTYGLSMTQLGMIGLGFSITYGVGKTLVSYYADGKNTKQFLPFMLILSAICMLGFSASMGAGSTSLFLMIAFYALSGFFQSTGGSCSYSTITKWTPRRKRGSYLGMWNISHNLGGAGAAGVALFGANYLFDGHVIGMFIFPSIIALIVGFIGLRYGSDSPESYGLGKAEELFGEEISEEDKETEENEMTKWQIFVEYVLKNKVIWLLCFSNIFLYVVRIGIDQWSTVYAFQELKLSKEVAIQGFTLFEVGALVGTLLWGWLSDLANGRRALVACVALALIIATLGVYQHASNQYVYLASLFALGFLVFGPQLLIGVAAVGFVPKKAIGAADGIKGTFAYLIGDSFAKLGLGMIADGTPVFGLTGWAGTFAALDTAAIGCICLMAIVAVFEERKIRREKKIQQLKTA